The Calditrichota bacterium genome has a window encoding:
- a CDS encoding sigma-70 family RNA polymerase sigma factor — MNYTPFPETRWTAIRALTSDDEASRKLGWDVVSRLYWHPVQCYVRVKWNVNDNDANDAAQNFFAYVLERNTFAAFDASKSRFRYFLRVCLDRFLINEHRASRAQKRGGGQVGSLETSGADGGVLDPADPESLDELFEQEWRRSLFEAAIKDVEELATTDTAKLQLQLFKRYDIERGSAEKLTYEDLAAEFGVTIATVTNHLHAMRTKVRLALLDRLRQVTATEREFLEESQALLGARSRRAK, encoded by the coding sequence ATGAACTACACGCCCTTCCCGGAAACGCGTTGGACGGCGATTCGCGCTCTAACAAGCGACGACGAAGCCTCGCGCAAGTTGGGCTGGGACGTCGTGTCCAGACTCTACTGGCATCCTGTGCAGTGCTATGTGCGCGTCAAATGGAACGTGAACGACAACGATGCGAATGACGCCGCACAAAATTTCTTTGCTTATGTTTTAGAGCGCAACACTTTTGCGGCGTTTGACGCGAGCAAATCGCGTTTTCGCTACTTTTTGCGGGTCTGTCTCGACCGGTTTTTGATCAACGAACACAGGGCGAGCCGCGCGCAAAAACGCGGCGGCGGCCAAGTCGGGTCATTGGAAACTTCAGGTGCGGACGGAGGCGTACTTGATCCGGCCGATCCTGAATCGCTTGATGAGTTGTTCGAGCAAGAGTGGCGGCGCAGTTTGTTTGAAGCAGCCATCAAAGACGTGGAAGAACTTGCCACGACGGACACGGCAAAACTTCAGTTACAGCTTTTCAAGAGATACGACATCGAGCGCGGTTCTGCGGAGAAATTGACCTACGAAGATTTGGCCGCCGAATTTGGAGTGACGATTGCCACTGTGACCAACCACCTGCATGCCATGCGTACGAAAGTTAGGCTTGCTTTGCTCGACAGATTGCGACAAGTCACGGCGACAGAGAGAGAATTCTTGGAAGAGTCGCAAGCTCTGTTGGGCGCACGGAGCCGTCGCGCAAAATGA
- a CDS encoding amidohydrolase, whose translation MSKSSIILFTLVALFSQAFADVPTTVRAIYEQLHAHPELGNKEFETSKLIRSELEEAGYSEFVDAPSLKTEIITVLRTGRAGKTICLRADLDALPIDERSGLSCVSSVPGRMHACGHDAHSAMLLGAALELKNDPNVSGTIVFLWQPAEEVKGGADDVIADSVLQKLGVEAVFGQHVFPGLPVGVVRIAPGPVLAGSNYYSVTVNGRGSHAAYPHQGDDVPTCLANIVAGLTGLPARKMNVLEEPCIMSVGWIECDTAKVYNALPDAGSFGGTVRAYVDIADTLQNGGTIESLMETYITKTAEAFGCTAELRLRRGAPVTVNDPKLCSDVLNASDRFPALHADGQSIKRMTAEDFAYYTQVFPSLYFSLGIAKDGLGEAGLHTSEFTIHPDALEVGTNFLVWLAEWSTNR comes from the coding sequence ATGTCAAAGTCCTCCATTATTCTGTTCACATTGGTCGCCTTGTTCTCGCAGGCATTTGCCGACGTCCCCACCACAGTCCGCGCAATCTACGAGCAACTTCACGCGCACCCCGAACTCGGCAACAAAGAGTTTGAAACGTCCAAACTGATCCGAAGCGAACTTGAGGAAGCTGGTTACTCGGAGTTTGTCGATGCGCCGTCACTCAAGACCGAAATCATCACGGTGCTGCGCACAGGAAGAGCAGGGAAGACGATTTGTTTGCGTGCGGATTTGGATGCGTTGCCGATCGATGAACGGAGTGGACTCTCGTGTGTGTCAAGCGTGCCGGGTCGCATGCATGCTTGCGGACATGACGCGCACTCGGCGATGCTTTTGGGTGCTGCGCTTGAACTGAAAAACGATCCCAACGTCAGCGGCACGATTGTATTCTTGTGGCAGCCTGCCGAAGAGGTTAAGGGCGGCGCAGATGATGTTATCGCCGACTCCGTGCTGCAAAAGCTCGGCGTCGAAGCCGTTTTCGGCCAGCATGTTTTTCCGGGTTTGCCGGTCGGCGTGGTGCGCATCGCGCCGGGTCCCGTGCTCGCGGGAAGCAACTACTACAGCGTAACCGTCAACGGTCGCGGTTCGCATGCGGCCTATCCGCATCAAGGCGACGACGTGCCTACGTGTTTGGCGAACATCGTCGCGGGACTTACTGGTTTACCTGCGCGCAAGATGAACGTGCTTGAAGAGCCGTGCATCATGAGTGTCGGTTGGATCGAATGCGACACCGCGAAAGTCTACAACGCGCTGCCGGATGCAGGATCATTCGGCGGGACGGTGCGCGCCTACGTCGACATTGCGGACACGCTGCAAAACGGCGGCACGATTGAATCCCTGATGGAAACGTACATCACAAAAACTGCGGAAGCCTTCGGCTGCACGGCGGAATTAAGACTGCGTCGCGGCGCGCCTGTGACCGTGAATGATCCGAAGTTGTGCAGCGACGTGTTGAATGCAAGCGACAGATTCCCCGCGCTCCATGCCGATGGACAGAGCATCAAGCGCATGACCGCGGAGGATTTCGCCTACTACACGCAAGTGTTTCCGAGCTTGTACTTCAGCTTAGGAATCGCCAAAGATGGGCTCGGCGAAGCAGGCCTGCACACGAGCGAGTTTACGATTCATCCCGATGCGCTCGAAGTGGGGACAAACTTTTTGGTCTGGCTCGCTGAGTGGAGCACGAACCGTTAG
- a CDS encoding DUF1801 domain-containing protein has protein sequence MAKDISKKPSKVVTKTTKGVTAKAAERLKGADQSKSASQLIDSRIRDLGDWRGETLAKVRALVLETVPDVTEEWKWRGVPVWSSNGIVCTGETYKEVVKLTFAKGAQLPDPAKLFNSSLDGNVRRAIDIREGEKINTRALKALVKAAAALNSASVKKPKAASKPKLLAGGNPQVAKADGNAPVQAYIKAIPAGWKRKVSADLDALIKKNVPKVCMAVKWNSPFYGMEGQGWFASFHVFTKYVKLTFFKGTSLKPAPSGGDAQEARWINIHEGEKLNEKQLAAWIKQASKLPGWGGN, from the coding sequence ATGGCCAAAGACATATCCAAGAAGCCCTCGAAGGTCGTCACGAAGACGACGAAGGGAGTGACGGCGAAAGCCGCCGAACGTTTGAAAGGAGCCGACCAGAGTAAGTCGGCTTCTCAGCTCATTGACTCTCGCATTAGAGATTTAGGTGATTGGCGCGGCGAAACGCTGGCCAAGGTTCGCGCACTGGTTTTGGAGACCGTGCCGGATGTAACGGAAGAGTGGAAGTGGCGCGGCGTGCCAGTGTGGTCGTCGAATGGTATTGTTTGCACCGGCGAGACCTATAAAGAAGTCGTGAAACTCACCTTTGCAAAAGGAGCGCAGCTTCCGGATCCCGCTAAGCTCTTCAATTCCAGTTTGGACGGCAACGTCCGTCGCGCGATCGACATCCGCGAAGGCGAGAAAATCAACACGCGCGCATTGAAGGCATTGGTGAAAGCGGCGGCTGCATTGAACAGCGCGTCGGTGAAGAAACCGAAAGCAGCTTCCAAGCCGAAATTGCTCGCGGGCGGAAATCCGCAAGTTGCGAAGGCCGATGGCAATGCTCCGGTGCAAGCCTACATCAAGGCGATACCTGCGGGATGGAAACGCAAGGTTTCAGCAGATCTCGATGCGCTGATTAAGAAAAACGTCCCCAAAGTATGTATGGCCGTGAAATGGAATTCACCGTTTTACGGCATGGAGGGACAGGGCTGGTTCGCGTCGTTTCATGTGTTCACGAAGTATGTGAAGCTGACGTTTTTCAAAGGCACGTCACTGAAACCGGCACCCTCGGGCGGCGACGCTCAAGAAGCTCGTTGGATTAACATTCACGAAGGCGAGAAGCTGAATGAAAAGCAACTCGCGGCGTGGATTAAGCAAGCCAGCAAGCTGCCGGGCTGGGGCGGAAATTGA
- the secG gene encoding preprotein translocase subunit SecG — translation MISGLLTALLVIVSILLVIAILLQNAKGGGLAGVAGGMASSTVFGGRAAANFLQKATTVLATAFLALCLILALISGGSTQQTSVTQQAVQATETVSPVPSIPGGQQVSPVQPSQGAADQAPAGGEQPASGDQPAEGN, via the coding sequence ATGATTTCTGGACTCTTAACCGCACTATTGGTCATCGTCTCGATTCTGCTCGTGATTGCGATTCTTCTGCAGAATGCGAAGGGCGGCGGACTTGCAGGCGTCGCCGGTGGAATGGCTTCGTCAACAGTATTCGGCGGACGCGCAGCCGCGAACTTTTTGCAAAAAGCGACAACGGTACTCGCAACGGCATTCTTGGCCCTGTGCCTAATTCTCGCGTTGATTTCCGGCGGCTCGACTCAACAGACGTCCGTGACTCAACAGGCCGTACAAGCCACCGAAACCGTTAGCCCTGTTCCTTCGATTCCCGGCGGACAGCAGGTGAGTCCGGTGCAGCCCTCGCAAGGTGCGGCGGATCAAGCTCCGGCCGGCGGCGAACAGCCTGCGTCCGGTGATCAGCCTGCTGAAGGAAATTAA
- a CDS encoding triose-phosphate isomerase encodes MNRTILLAANWKMNKLSGEAGEFVRDYAAKLADSAVPTVLLPTNTALHAVASACKESGKSPSQLAFGAQNCYFQSSGAFTGEVSPEMLLDLGCSYVVLGHSERRQIFGESDELIGKKVAASLKAGLIPIFCIGETLDERNGGRLESVLTRQVEAGLADVGVDDLHKVVVAYEPVWAIGTGVVATPEQAQDAHKFVRTLLAKKNAQAAEKMNILYGGSVKPDNCFELMSQPDIDGALVGGASLKVDSLIELHKECTRAMR; translated from the coding sequence ATGAACAGAACCATTTTACTTGCAGCCAACTGGAAAATGAACAAGCTCTCGGGTGAAGCCGGGGAGTTTGTGCGGGACTATGCCGCCAAATTGGCAGATTCGGCAGTACCCACCGTCCTTCTGCCAACAAATACCGCATTACATGCGGTCGCAAGTGCTTGTAAAGAGAGTGGTAAGAGCCCGTCTCAGCTTGCATTTGGAGCTCAGAATTGTTACTTTCAAAGTTCCGGTGCTTTCACGGGCGAGGTGTCGCCGGAGATGCTTCTGGACCTCGGATGTTCCTATGTGGTTTTGGGCCACAGCGAACGCCGTCAGATATTTGGCGAAAGTGACGAACTGATCGGCAAGAAAGTCGCGGCGAGTTTGAAAGCCGGATTGATTCCGATTTTTTGCATCGGCGAAACACTCGACGAACGCAACGGCGGAAGACTTGAGAGCGTGTTGACGCGCCAAGTTGAAGCCGGACTTGCCGACGTCGGCGTAGACGATTTGCACAAGGTGGTGGTCGCCTACGAACCTGTGTGGGCAATCGGCACGGGAGTGGTTGCGACGCCCGAACAGGCGCAGGACGCTCACAAATTTGTGCGCACGCTGCTTGCCAAGAAAAATGCCCAGGCTGCCGAAAAGATGAACATTTTGTACGGCGGCAGCGTGAAGCCCGACAATTGCTTTGAGCTGATGTCGCAGCCGGATATTGACGGCGCGTTAGTCGGCGGAGCAAGTTTGAAAGTAGACAGTCTGATCGAATTGCACAAGGAATGTACGCGCGCGATGCGCTGA